From the genome of Uranotaenia lowii strain MFRU-FL chromosome 1, ASM2978415v1, whole genome shotgun sequence, one region includes:
- the LOC129739728 gene encoding uncharacterized protein LOC129739728, with protein sequence MEEIRRGDPETHALLEAHKFNNLTLMLLNEERLKKIGLKEDPILFVLDIIEKTRNANSPTLRIEDAENISPIRIKLQRNSRFAQNVLYKKLDKQLPLDHKELCHMVRILCDDWKNRVFLQNYPTTAEQQEMAQQILNAFPYLRNTPGNDSTTLFSKNSGKGTGHRHSGIIHNFFRNLCHHVPAESKKFTRSPKPGILSEEIANYATNLSLIEGTAENFSYIKEDMAKCLPCSTI encoded by the exons atggaagaaatacgACGCGGGGATCCGGAGACTCACGCCCTGCTTGAAG CTCATAAATTCAACAACCTGACGCTTATGCTGCTTAACGAAGAACGCCTAAAAAAAATAGGCTTAAAAGAAGATCCGATTCTCTTTGTTTTGGATATCATTGAAAAGACAAGGAACGCGAATTCACCTACATTGAGAATTGAAGACGCTGAGAACATTTCCCCGATTCGGATCAAGCTTCAAAGAAATTCCAGATTTGCCCAAAACGTTCTCTATAAAAAACTGGATAAACAGCTGCCCCTTGACCACAAAGAATTATGCCATATGGTTCGAATACTCTGCGATGATTGGAAgaatcgagttttcctacaaaA TTACCCAACAACGGCGGAGCAACAGGAAATGGcccaacaaattttgaatgcattcCCTTATCTAAGGAATACACCTGGGAACGATTCAActacacttttttcaaaaaatagtgGCAAAGGTACAGGCCATCGTCATTCAGGGATCATCCACAATTTTTTCCGCAACCTTTGCCATCATGTTCCGGCCGAGtccaaaaaatttacaagatcGCCCAAACCAGGAATACTATCAGAGGAAATAGCCAATTATGCAACCAATCTTAGTCTCATTGAAGGAACGGCTGAAAATTTTTCCTATATCAAGGAGGATATGGCTAAGTGTTTGCCTTGCTCAACAATTTGA